GATAGACAAAATGTTTCAAAGTGCAAGATGCATGGCCACATTTCTTAGCAATTCACAGTTCTAGCAAAGGGTTCCTTCTCTGATTGCATACACAAGGGTAGTTTCTCCTTGCAGTTAATTTCATGCCAAGCCTATGCTTTGCTGCCTTAGGTATTTGATGCTCATTttagagtgttttttttttccaaacaaaatTTCAAGACATGACAGAATTACAATATAATCCAGGAAAAAGTTGGCATTGCCTCCTAGCTTTTCTAGTAAATTTAGATTCCTGCTtttatttcatatattgttGGTTGAAAATGAAAGTGTATTGAGTTCTTAGCAGCAAGTGTGACCAAAGAGTGGGTAGCACTCCAATTTAACTTGAGTTATAGCCTTCATTACACTAGATGCAAGTCAATCTCATAAAAGAAGCCCCTTACTAATTCAATCTATGCTGCCTTGTTATCTAAAACCCTTCTgtcaattatattatttattcctAACATAGATAATTAAGTTTTCATGCATCAATTGTTGGAGAGAATTGGAAAATAATGAATGATATGCATTTAGTTTGACAGGGAACTTACCCAAGACAAAGTtgacgttaaaaaaaaaaatggagtcACATACCTGATCCACATAATTGGCTAAAGATTTGTTTCTTCTGCCGATGATATATACAACGTGAACATATGTTATATCTCGCAAAGTGTAAAGGTGCGAACATGTTAGTGATGTGACAATAATAGATAAGGTATTTCAAGAGTACTAGTTGAAACATGTATTCTCGACAATTGAGAATTTTCAAGATTGGAGCTAATGAAAGTTTCAAGAGAATCACCTCATTGATTAAATCTGGTTCCTGGATAATGAGAATATAAGTTATACTTCACAATAACTTAAAGTTGAATTCCTACCCTAAAATCATTAGTTTTCTGACAGCTGTACTGACTTTCTTGTTACTTGTCATCTTATACTTTTGGTCTTTCAcctttttggccttttttttttttaaattttaaatctttgcTAACAATTGAGTATCTCACTAAACTTTGCAGCTAATTAGGAGGTACAATCTCTATTTCCAGCTACAGCTCCGTATTGCTTCTGCGCTTCCCTTTATCTAAAGAGAGACTCGCAGCTCATCAGCACTTCTTGATAGCTTCTTCTTTTTGTCAACTGAGATCCGCTTCGGAGATTTACAGTGAACTGAACTTCATCTGCCCAGAAACCATTCATAGTCTCGACGGCGATAGAGACGAAGATCTCTACAGACATGTTGAGGAGTCGTCGAACAACACAAACCATGCAAAATTTTGGGCGCCAATCGCGTATTTTGTAGGTATTACCAGTATCTATTGCTGCGTGGTGAAAATCTCACCATGAATCGAATTTCCGATCTTGATTAATGTATAATTTCTTGATATCTAAACAAGTATGTTGCGGCGTGAAATTTTGTTAGAAGTTGTATTTATGGTCATTATATTTGTAATCTAATTATAATGGCAAAATTTCTGAGTTATGTATcaaattttcatgttaaatcGAGAGAGTTGAATATATTCCAAGGTCTTAAATATTCAGAGAGAAAGATTTCGTTCTTACTTATCTTATCACTCTGgggggtgtttggtttgctGGAAATCATTCGAGAAAGCAGGTTTCAGTTGGAAAAGTATTTTTCGTCCGTTTGGTTTGTGAAAAAAACATAGTTTTACAGAAAAAGGTTTTTGatgtagaattttatttttcggtAAAAATGAATGTAACTTATCGGGACTAAGGATCATGGACTATTTTCAATcatctatctaattttttagaattttgattttactatctaattttttaatttgttcgtGATATTAAAAGTAAAGCAAATTTTTGAGTCagtatttttctctttcaatgTTGGTACTAAGCTAAGCATGATGATCGAAGAATATTTTGAATCGAACGTCATTTTTTAGCGCCTACTTTAcattacaaaatacaaaaaataaatttttggtgttttgaagttttataaaactatatggaATACATacgattaaaataattatacattgtataattaataaatttaatcgaAGAGAATGGTCTATTGCACtacttgataaaatttaaagagTTTTATTGCCCAAATTAAAAGTTCAGGCACTTATCTACAAAAGATTTGAAGTTCAGgggtctttgtacattttttttggctttatccttttgttagaaaaaaaagaaaaaaatgtatagaaattatctgaactataaaccattttgatttagttattcaacttttcaaaatttaaattttactatccaatattttaatttgttttatttaagtCAAAGGCAGCtggacttcaaaatttgaatgcgtcatTTATATCTATAAATTTAGTTTGCATACTTTAtcttgtaactataaatttattaaaataagctaTTTGCATAAACtttaaagtttatatatatatagagagagagagtagaataatccaaattatatgaaaatttaataaaaaattatatttaatattaatagtaagttcaatatttctgatttgaaatttaagtcttttatcactaatttttataaaatttttattttcaatcattcatttttagattactcGTTTGCTAGACAAATAaagttaataaattataaaatttggcatctaaatagtttcaatagcgtaaattatatttaacgaaaccgatcgccaAGTTAGAtgtccattattgaaaacaatttaCCAGTACGGAAGACCTCCGTAAtttcaaaagcataggagcctagcgcgcgcgcgctctctctctctctctgcatatatatatatatatatatatatatatatatatatatatatagagctaggctactatactatctatagtaccgagctccggtactatagtgttgattttcgatcttagggcgttcaaatcaacgatccacaccattaaaactgatctagggtatttaaagtttatagaaataaaatttcatattttttcgacatagtttactttatgatcaaactatttcaaaattgtcaattttcaatggctattatgacgagtttggagtttaacggtgtagaagaatctaaatttcttcaaattttgatagaaaatactttaaactatatagattaaggttaacattcttgatcttgaatttaaaagtcctatactcaaattttaaagattattcaattttcaccgtccattttgatataatttatttattaagtaaacgatatcgaaaaaaactaaaattttattcctaagaaattcatatatcctagatcatatttaacggtgtggttTGTTGATTTGAATGCccaaagatcgaaaacaaacactatagtaccggagctcggtactatagatagtatagtagcctaattctatatatatatatatatatatatcgttcactgattgaaatcaaataaattaataaggtTGGATGGTAAAATCAAAAGTCGTAAATGATTTACCGCTTTCAGAAAGCGATTAATCAATCATCGCTTTTGCCaagcttatatttttttacatctaaatttctaaaaatgtataacattaaatagtaaaaataattttaacgttttgaaaaaatagtaaataatttatcaaatttaaaaaacgaTAAATCATTTAGActggttttataaataaattttttaaaggacTATTTTGACAATTATAATGTATTTTAGGGGAAATtcttataaaagttttaaattttcttatttatccacTTAGaaggataatatatataaaaaaacctttttataaatactttcaaatatatcaataGAGATAAATTCTGTAACTAGTAAATTGTTATGAACAATCGATATcgatgtaaaattattattttgctctttcaaatatatatttttttatcgccactaattttttttatttgcttttaaattaagagaaaaaaaatattttgatttgtgTGTCGCCGCTATCAATAGAGTtgaatgattcactgtcttATCTGTGTTTAATTTCAAgacttaaacaaattttaataaatttagagtATTTCGCACTAAAGGCGGTAGCATATAtattatgaaggcggtgaatcaagtgaatgattcaccgcctttattatatatatgtgaaggcggtgaatgattcaccgtatttataGCAAAAATCTGATTGGCGCCTACGTAGCGAAAGGAGGTTATTTTTCCAAATAAACTTTTGACAGGGTTATTtcctcaattttaaaatttttgaggggcattttataaaaaagcccgaGGAGGATGCGGAGGTGATCGaactcctctcctctccctctcgcCTCCTCGATGGGATTCGCGAGACCcttcgtctccctcctcctcttcctcctcgtcctctCCCCCTCCAATCCCTTCCTCATCGTCGCCGTTTCCGCCGATCAGATCTTCACATCGTCTTCGGGTAATCCCCCTTTTCCCACCTGTTTTTTCCGCCCCCTTTTTTCGTGCGTTTTTTCGTAATTTCTGAATGATTATCTCCAATTTGATCTCAATTTGTGCCGTAGAATGTTGTATCTGTTGAAAATATGATCTGggttttgttcaagctcggatttttttaagattttgggCTTGCGATTTAATGCTCAATAAATGGTGGCttaggtatctgaagtttggATTTTTACTACGCTGTGCGCATGTGAACACCAATTTGCAATTTGGTATTCGTCCAAAAATATTGATGTTGAAATGgaacaaatattttattggATGTTTGTGATGGAAGTGTTTTATGTAGCTATTGTTATATTGCCTCAAATAAGTTGAGAATTATTACTTGCTTGCTCTGAAGTAGCCGATCTTATGTGTTTATTTACTAATAATAGCATTGCATTCATGGGTGTAGATTATTGGTTTCTTGTATATTTATCTTAATTTAGAGAGCGAACTCAATTGTGCAAAATGTTGGGGAAGGCCATGTTTATGTCTCTGTGGGAATTGAACCTTTTGGCTATATTCtgtgtttttctcttttgtcctagtaatttttcttaattttgactCTCAGGTGTGGCATTTGGGCGGAGTTCTCGTGAACCAAAATATGATATAGAATTTCATTCGACAGATTCACCCTTTCATCCCGTAAGTGGATTTATTCTTTTCATTGTTTTCTCTTATTCGTTTTGTATTTAAATCTTCGCTTGCAAATAGGCTACTATTCTTATAAGATCTTGACACATCTTCGCTATCAGAGATCACATTTATCAAATCAATCGCAAGTACTACTTAAACTCTCAAATGCTCTGGTCTCATTTTGATATCCTGCAGGTGGAGATTAGGACGAAGAGGAAATAAATAGGGAAAAGACATACGAAGTGAAGACCTACGAATTCAAATCTATATTCTATTTACTAAATCATGCCTTACAATTCCGAGCTTTGATGAACCATTTACCCTTTTCATTTACTAAATCATGCTATACCTTTTCTAACAGCCTAATTTCTTTTCACACCTCTATTCCACAATCAATCACATAGTAAGAACTAATCCGTTAGGCAAGTGGAGATGAACGTCATGCAAATTTCATTTGTTTTGGGCGAttggaaaagagaagaaagagacttaacattttgattttctgtttgtaattttGTTTGAAAGCGAGCCTATTGATCAATGCTTGAAAGAAAATGTATTAACTGGCCTCAGTGTTGTCGATCGAACAACATAGTAAGTTTAAACACTATCCAGTATGCTTTAATCGAGCTGATTTACAGCCTAGTTGACACACTTAATAATGTTTGAGATGAGCaagaaaattgattttgaagtGCCATTGAAAAGTAGGATATAGATCGCATTAAAAATCTCATGTATTTGTCAGAAATCTCCACCCTATTTGAGAGCATCATTCCTTCTTTCTGGTAAACACTCCGAAGGTTGCTTATTTATTTGGGAgtacatatttttatatgtattcaACAAGATGGTCTCTGTCAATTTACTGACCATTATACATTTATACTGTTAGGAGTTACGgtaatttttcttttggaaGCTGTAAAACCATATTACTGGAACAGTTTTTCCCTCTGCCCAACCTTGCCAGTTTTGTGATTCTAGTTACTGAGCTTATAGTTTTCCGCCTTTATGCCTAGTTTAATAGTGTACTTGATTTAAGTGTATGTTATAATTTTGAGTTGCTAGCATGACAATAGAAATTGCAGGAGAATGGCCAGGAATCCGTGGTAATGACTAATAAAGAGGGCCAAAATTACATGTGTTTCTTACCAAAGGAAGAGGAAACCAAAACGGTAAGGTCTATTATCCAACAGAATTCAAGCAATGTTATTGTAGAAAGTGACCGAAGGATCAAGTTGAAGACACCAGATGAATTGCTTGATGTTCTGAAGGATCAATGCTTCTATAGAGTAAGAGGGTTTcatttctttttcgttttcttcttctttgtggCAGTTTCTTGTAactgcttttttctttttgtctgtCATGTAGCACGAAGGTTGGTGGTCTTATGAATTCTGTTATCACCGAAAAATAAGGCAAATTCATTTGGAGGATAATGAGGTCAGTTACTTCCTCTTTTTGCCGTTATTGTTGTGTTGATAGATTTGTCGTTTTTGTCATGATTTCACACAAAAAGATTTAGTATAAATCAACTCCTTGATTTGGTAGGCAGAGGAtggctagagaaaaaaaaaaaaaggttggtgGTAGGTTTTGATAGCATTGTTGGATTCTTGTTGAGTTCGTCCCAATCGTCCTTCTCTAGATGCTTAAGTGGTCATTTGGTCTAGTAGGAGCTTCTGAAAAAATGCTATTTGAGTAGAGTTATTCTTTGGTTTAGTTTGGAAATGCATTCTCTAAAAGCAACCATCTTGAGGCTATAAAGCCGACAAAACAAATCCGAATGTGCTTTGAAGCTCCACTCCTCCGATGCTAAACAATGGCGGTAGGACCTGAAGAGTGGAGCCCAAAGTTCTATAGTTATTCAATCCATAATATGCTATCGATCAGGTGCGGTCTGTACATTTTTGCCTTATTGTATTGCGACTTAACAATTCCCAGACCCATTCTATGCTAGTGATATTTGTAAGTTCCACCGTGTTTTCTTTCCAATTCTATGCCCTCTGCCTTATTAGCTACAGATCGTATAGCCAATGATTATGTTGTCATTACATCATATTTGGATACTTTTTGATACTTTcagtaatttttattctatttttctctGCTATCATCAGCTATCTATTACACGCGATTACCCAATACCTAacttaaataatttgaaaatctGTTACTGTTGAAGGTTGTTCAAGAATTCGTGTTGGGCGAATTCGACCCTGATGGAACAGCTGCTCACAACCAGAAAGATTCTGATGCCTTTATGCTTAAAGATCCTCGCTCCAGAGATGCCTCTCAAAGGTAGAAACATCCCCTTAAAAAACAACCGAAGTATGTAAAGATCACGTGTTTCTTTTAAAATCAATTAGAGCAATCAtgctgaaaaaaataaaactgatTTTGGCAGGTATCATGCACATCAGTATACAAATGGAACCACTTGTGACCTCACAGATCAACCTAGGGAAACTGAGGTAGAAGAATTACTAACTGTACCACTCGTTGTGTAGTTCTTATGCGTGATTTCTTATGTATCTTCTCTTTCCTACAGGTTAGATTTGTTTGCGCGGAATCCCCTGTAATAATTAGTTCAATTAAGGAGATTTCTTCTTGCAAATATGTCGTCACAGTGCAAAGCCCGATGCTCTGCAAGCACCCGTAAGTCCTAAATTGATCAGTTCAGAATTTCGTAAAGTCCTTGTGATGATACCGTGGAAACTTAACTTCTTCGCTATCAATCCATTACTGTAAATTACGATGCACGTGACAATTTTGGATTATACATCAAGTaggcttttttttaaaactgcTGCATTAATCATTCAAAAGCGGGCACCGACTGTTCAAAGCTATGAATTGTTGTGTATAAGGAGGGGCGGGTCGGTCCTGAAGTTAAAAAGCTAGAGTTGCAGAAACAAAAAGAAGTGTCACTtttctgcaaaaacgaaaaaaaaggaTTTACAATTCGGTTTTTTCGCTCTAACTTTATATTCTCTGTTGACAGAATGTATCAGCAAGAAAGGCCGACGAGGCTCATTCACTGCAACCAGTTGCCTGCGGACGCTAAAGACTCGGTCGAGAACAGCCCTAAAGTAACCCAAATTACACTAGCTACCGAGGAATCTGAAAGCTATGCTACATGATTTCAAACTTTTCTGTTTTTCTCCTTCGATGACCAAATGCTTAGATACAATCACATAGATAGTAACTATAGATATAAAATCAATGTTGTATCTAACAATTTTCACCAGTATATTAAACTTACCTTTGATTGATCATTCCTGCCTGACGAAGGGATCATGCTGCGTCGTCTTTGATAATTAGATGAGAATGTGTTTAGGCTTAAAAAAGGGTGTTAGGAGATTCATTTAGCTgctttttctattcttttttctttttctttttctttttttccactGAGAGAGATTTACCATGTATTCAATTTATCTTAATGCTTTTGTTAGTATTTTCAGATCCAGTTATGAGAAAATTGAAAAAGTTGGGGGTTTGTTTTCAACCTCAGAACCCCATCTTAGAACAGCTACTGTGCTTTTCGACCCAGGAAATTGGGGGGTTTGAGCTACACGGATGGACTGTTTGGCTGTGTCACTGACTAtgaagtcaactaatgtcaaatcatgtCACGTATAAATACGTATGTCACTGACAATGAAGTtaactaatgtcaaatcatgtCATGTAAGGATACGAGTATCATCGACTATGAAGTCAACTAAAGTCAAGATCATCTACTATAAACATGTTATGGATGAGTCAATCATCAAGAATATCGCTCTACTATAAGATCATGACCATATGAAATAGAAGTATCCGTAGAGCAACGAACTATGAAGTCAAGTGGTATACAAAAGCTCAACCAACATTAAGTAaatgaaaaaagataaaaatggtAGAAATCACCGAGCAGGCACCActttaccgacttcggatcgaagtatcTACCTGTATGAATAACGCACCTGTCTCCGGACTGTGGAAGATCATCAATCGGACCTACGGAGgatccaccgggttagtatatATATCTAACCTTCATATAGGGAACACTaaatccacaaccccacaataATCCCACGGGGATTGGTTTTCCAAAATCGATTATTGTAACTCATCGGGAGTTCCAAAAATCGCTCCGGGACTCCACTGagacccacgaagtgtcccgaaactTACAGACTCATGCCacaagtcacccgctgccacgaAACACCATATTAAAGGTGTTCTGGCAGCATACACGAAGGCTCACATCGAAATGATTATCGACGGATAACCGTTTAGATCCGGATTTCCAAAAGTGTCGATTTCGGCACTGAAACCCACCGTCACTCACCCAATCATCTCCGAACCTCCGAAACGAtgtgagtgaccagccaaccagGCTCAACGACAAAGTATAGTATACTCTAGCATCATCGAAAGAAATCCGAATGGAAACCGCATTCTGTCTGCGAATTTCGCGAAAAACACACCGaaaatcgatattcgatttcTGCGAAAGGCCTCAAACCCTGcacaatcagtccagagatcaCCTGCCACCCACACATACTGCCCACAGCACCCATGGAGTGCACAATTACACAAAAGCCCTTACTATTCCATataatcacattattttatgtgatttaccGAGTTTTATAGGTCGTTACAGCAAATCGAGGGCTTTCGAGGTCGGCCAAGACATGTACtaataggtctcgacgtgccggaggccgtgctcacaatCCGGAGCACAACGGTCCACTGTGGAGAGTGCGGGAGCGACTCGAAAATCTGCAAACCCTGCGCACTGAAACTAAAATGCATCTAATTCACCAATCTGGGGCTCATTGACCCCAAATGAGGTGATCACGATGATCGGCATTGatccaggatcatcgtgctcacatCTAAAAGCATCGGGGTGCCCTTGGATCGTCGGAATAGCGATCGCAAACTAAAATAGTGCACAAACAGCTTATAAAACTTACTGGGCAAGGGGAAGCTAGGGCACGGACCGCGGCGGGCGCGCCTGTGGCAGGCAGGTGCGGGTGACATAGGGAGGTCAGGGCGCACGTCGGCCGGCGACCGCCGGCGGCAGCGGGCAATGATGAGCTAGCCGCATGGGTAAAGGGAGGGTTTGGCTTTGGTCCAGCTGGCAGGGAACTCCGACGACGGAGGCGTCGGCGACAGCCAAGTGCAGCCGACCAGGGGGAGCCGGCACTCTTACTAACCAGCGGCAGGAGGCAGCGGTGGCGGCGTGGGAAGCAAATCTGAAACCGCATGAGCTCGGCTCGGGTTCAGGGGCTCATGACGATCACGGCTATGGTCAAGGAGCTACGGGGCGACGGGGATGGGTCGCCAGAGGCCGGAGGGAAGGTACCAAGGTGGCCCAAGGCGGCGATAGCGCGAGGGGAAGGCCGCGGCATCATCTTGGCCTGAACTCGCCCAGGGTGGCCGCAGGGATGTTGCAACCGTGGCAGCGGCGACAGTCGGCGGGGAGGGTCACCGGAGGCCCGGGGGAGGCACTGGTGAGGAGTTGGAGGGAGATGGACCCTCAACTTGTGCTCGGCAAGAATGGAGAGCCAAGGGAAGCAATATGcggatgagggagagagaatgtggcttttccggcggccggaggtgCACGCGCACGGCCGAGGGGCGTGCGGCAAGGGTAGGGGAGGGTGGTGAGGCGACTAGGGCTTAGCTCAGGGCGACAAaagttctagggttagggtttgggtcaacaaaaccctaattgccacaatatatataattgtatttttGCATAAGTCCTCCGATGCTCAGTATTTTGTACCGAGTCCCTCACAACGTGAGTAAATCACACGGATATATCTCCACATtagatttcacgcaaaacgatacataaaataaaGGGTATTTTGTGGATTtttcgttttgccaatttcgaccccttTGCGAGCATTTTAAATTTTCGCGAtatccgtccatcggatttgcgaacggactGTGCCAGCACGTTCAGCACGATCGGGGCATTGAGCTCACGATTCTGTTTTGTTCGAATTGGTCGCCGATTTGTGACAAAAGCCATCCTCTCTCCAATTTTCAaaaaccaaatatatatatatatatatatatatatatatataatatacgagTTGAGctggctactattagtagcaaaatcccattgttctaccagttttttagccttcgAATCAACtcttcattatttctaaccattggattaaatattataacccagtggggacactcaaccctagggggaccattcAATTcaaaccgactaatatcatcctgacttacaatttttcatccaagggttaaaaatttgatagcaaaaagagcgttttactattaatagtattccagcctaattctatatatatatatatatatatattatatatatataatatatatatatatatataatatatatatatagcacgaaacacttagtgctaccaa
This window of the Ananas comosus cultivar F153 linkage group 19, ASM154086v1, whole genome shotgun sequence genome carries:
- the LOC109725280 gene encoding protein OS-9 homolog isoform X1; protein product: MGFARPFVSLLLFLLVLSPSNPFLIVAVSADQIFTSSSGVAFGRSSREPKYDIEFHSTDSPFHPKLQENGQESVVMTNKEGQNYMCFLPKEEETKTVRSIIQQNSSNVIVESDRRIKLKTPDELLDVLKDQCFYRHEGWWSYEFCYHRKIRQIHLEDNEVVQEFVLGEFDPDGTAAHNQKDSDAFMLKDPRSRDASQRYHAHQYTNGTTCDLTDQPRETEVRFVCAESPVIISSIKEISSCKYVVTVQSPMLCKHPMYQQERPTRLIHCNQLPADAKDSVENSPKVTQITLATEESESYAT
- the LOC109725280 gene encoding protein OS-9 homolog isoform X2, with the translated sequence MGFARPFVSLLLFLLVLSPSNPFLIVAVSADQIFTSSSGVAFGRSSREPKYDIEFHSTDSPFHPENGQESVVMTNKEGQNYMCFLPKEEETKTVRSIIQQNSSNVIVESDRRIKLKTPDELLDVLKDQCFYRHEGWWSYEFCYHRKIRQIHLEDNEVVQEFVLGEFDPDGTAAHNQKDSDAFMLKDPRSRDASQRYHAHQYTNGTTCDLTDQPRETEVRFVCAESPVIISSIKEISSCKYVVTVQSPMLCKHPMYQQERPTRLIHCNQLPADAKDSVENSPKVTQITLATEESESYAT